CTGCCGATCTCAAAATCATTGGGATCATGGGCCGGGGTGACTTTAAGCCCCCCGGTTCCAAAGGACATGTCCACGTATTCGTCCCGGATCACCGGTATGCGGCGGCCGGCCAGGGGCAAAATCACCTCTTCGGCGGGCAAATCCCTGTGGCGCTCGTCATCGGGATGGACCGCCACCGCCGTGTCCCCGAACATGGTCTCCGGCCGGGTGGTGGCCACCACAATGCCGCCGGGGCCGTCCGGGAACGGGTATTCAATGTGGTAAAGGGCCCCGTCGGTCTCCTCATGCTCCACTTCCAGGTCGGCCAGGGCCGTGCGGCACCGGGGGCACCAGTTGATGATGTAATTCCCCCGGTAGATAAGACCCTCGTGATAAAGCCGGGCGAACACCGTCCGGACCGCCTCGGAAAGGCCCTGGTCCATGGTGAAGCGCTCCCGCTCCCAGTCGCAGGAGGCGCCCATGTGTTTGAGCTGGTTCACGATGGCGCCGCCGAACTTCTCCCGCCACTCCCACACGGCCTCGATGAATTTCTCCCGGCCCAGCTCGTGGCGGTCGGTGTTTTTTTCCGCCAGACTTCTTTCCACCACATTCTGGGTGGCGATGCCGGCGTGGTCCGTGCCCGGCATCCACAGCACATTGTCGCCCTTCAGCCGTCTGTGGCGGCACAGGATGTCCTGCATCGTGTTATTCAGCGCGTGGCCCATGTGCAAAACCCCGGTCACATTGGGGGGCGGGATCACAATGGAGTACGCGGGTTTTTCGCTGGTTTCATCCGCGGAAAACAGCCGGCTCTCCTCCCATTTTTCCCGCCAGCGTTTTTCCACATCATGGGGCTCATATCCTTTGTCAGGCAGATTGGAACTCATAGGGCGTCGCGCTCCTTGCTTGGTCTATTTTTCCTGTTCGCTCACAACGCTTTTCAGAAGCGCCGATATCCGTTCGATTTCTTTTTCCACTGTTTTTTCAACGGCTTGAACCAACATTCCCTCGATTTTCTCCTGGAATATGTTTCGGATCACCCGTTCCAGGGCCTGTTCCACCTGCTTTTCCGAAAGCGCGACATCCTCCCCGGTCTGAGCCTCCGGGTCCCCCGGCGGCGCGTCCAGATCCCGGGGCGCTTCTCTCAAAGGCTCCGGTTCTTCGGGAAACTCCCCGCCGTCGTCATCGTCAAACACCACATCCACCAGATCGATAATCTCCCCCGGCTCCCCGTCCAGGGATTTCTCCTCCAGGGGGCCGCCCGGTCCGCTTTTATCGTCCATTTTCCCAGCCTTTTAATAAAAATCAATTATTTTGAATGGTTAATCAAGAAAGGCTCTGAAAGTATCACAGGGCGGCCCCAGGTGTCAAGATTTTTGGGTCCGGAAGGATTTTTCCAAATGCCTGGCCTGAAACCTTCAAAAATAACCTTGGCAATCGGGGCGCTTTGCAATGTATTAATTTTTTTGTATTTTTTATATCCCCTGCAGGGTTAACCGTCTGGATAGAAAAAAGCTCACTTTTGTCAGCAATCCCTTTACTCTCAGTCATTGCCCTTACCAGCTCAGAATCTCTTTCAGCATGGCTTTGAGTTTTGTGACACAATAGTCCATTCCCTGGTATCGCTCCAGATCAGCAATGTCTGAAACCATCGCCAGAGGGAGCTTTGCGTCGTCCGGATGATCGCTGCCATGAATCGTGCCGTGTCCGGCGTGGTCGCTGGTGATGATGAGAAGGTATCCTTTTTTTGATGTGATCAGCTCAACCAGAGAAGACAGACTCTCATCAATGAAAAACAGCTCTTCCATGTACCCTTTGGACAGCCAGCCTTCTGTCGGCCCTGTTCTATCCAGTCCGCCGACATGAAGAAAACAGAATTTTTTTCGGCCCGGCTTTTTGAAAAAGGCCTCCGCGTTTTCAACTGAAAAATCCGGATCCAACTTGTGTTGGTCAACCGCGTCTGAAAGCAAAAACCCAAGTTTTTCTTTTGAGTAAAAAAAACCAGTGGAAAAACGGCTGGATTTCGCATGGTCAAAAATGGTTTTATGGCGGATCTGATTCCAGCCGGGTTTCCAGGAGTTGTCCTTTCGGCCGCCCTTTCCGGGACCAACGCCGGAGAACATGGCCGCATGGCTTAATAACGTCAGGGGAGGGGAAACGCTTTGCCCCTTCATGGTAAAAACGCCTTTCTTCATGACCGAATGAATGGTTTTTGATGTCTTTTCCCCCAGCGCGTCCGGATGAAGCGCGTCTATGGAAACAATTAAAACGGTTTCAATTTCCCCAGCCGGCGCCGGGCATGGCGACAATGCCAGGATCAGAATGATTACAATGAAAATCCCTTTACGTTTTTTGCCATTCATGCCCACAGGACTCAAAAGATTCTCCTTCCACTGACAATACTCTGGATCGCTGTTCCGCAAAAACAGCGCATTGGTCCGGCGCGCAGGCGCCTTAAGCGCGCCCCAAACGGATAAAATCTGAGTTTAAAATATTGAAACCGGCCGCCATCTTCCAATCACATTTTGTTCAATTTCCGGAAGTTTTGCCGCCGCGTTAATGGATGTTTTGATTGTCATATCGACCCAATACCACTTTGATTCAGTGGAGTCAATTTTTTATCCGATCTCCTGGGAACAATCCCTGCGCTGAAGGAGAGGGCGGGAACAGGATTTGCCTTTTAGCCCCCCATGTGTTAAGTTTCTTATAGATTGAACGTGAAATTCTTTCCCCCTTTCCGTTGAATTTCGCCCGGAGGAGGAGCGTCTGAAATGAAGACCATGACCACGGAAGCGCTTGTTTCAAAACTGCGTGAATTAAAGCCTCATATCCTTTATAAATTCAGGGCTGAGGAGATTCGGCTTTTCGGCTCCCGCGTTAAAGGAGAGCAAAACGATCAAAGCGATGTCGACATCCTTGTGGACTTTAAAAATGAGGCAGATCTTTTTGATCTGACCGGTCTGGCCATCTTTCTGGAAGACACGTTGAAACAAAAGATAGATGTCGTTCCCAAAAGGGCTTTAAGAAAAGAAATGAAAGACTCCATTTCTAATGAGGCGATACTCATATGATGAAATTCGACAACGGCATCCCAATACTCCCTGGAGGGAAATGGCGGGAATGAGAGATAAGCTCATTCATTTTTATTTTGGCGTTGATTATCAGCTTGTCTGCCAAACGGTCAAAGATCGTTTGCCCCGAATTCAATCAGAAATCAAGGACATTTATGACGAACTCATCTGACCGTTTGCCCCGCGCTCCCTTTTCAGCTCGCCCGCAGGTCCGCTATTAATCGTGATGAAAACTGGAGAGTTGTATGAAACCTGGAAAGAACGATATCCCTGTAAAGATTAAAATATCGGGACGACGGCTCGAGGAACTGCAAAAACACACATGGCACATGTGTGAAGCTTTTGGGCTGGACAGGAAGGTTGAAAATTACAAGGGCGTGAGACCCATTTCATTTTACAGTTGGGATTTAGACTGCATTCTTGATGTGCTGGATATCGTTTTGAACGATGACAAAGAATACCCTGATAAAAAGGATGAAGGATTCATCAAGTTGCATGAATTATATCTGGAACTTAAAAAAGCAAGCAAAAAAATATATCGAGATTAAAGGGGGTTAGGAACGATTTCAAATGCTTTTTGAAATGTCGTATGCGCTGACATGCCTCTGATTGCGTCCAGATTTTCAGGTTGGATTGAGGAACGAAACCCAACATTGCATGCGCTTGGCGATAAAGCGATATAGGAAAATAATATTCCCGGCGGCTTCAAAATAAAGAACCCGGAGGAACCCCGACATGGAACACACGGATAAACGCTATCAAGCCTGCCTGGATATTCTGCGAAAGGAGCTTGTTCCGGCCATGGGCTGCACGGAGCCGGTGGCCATCGCGTACGCGGCGGCGCGGGCAAGGGAAACCCTGGGCGCCCGCCCGGAGCGCGTCCTGGTGGAGGTCA
This genomic interval from Candidatus Desulfarcum epimagneticum contains the following:
- a CDS encoding hypothetical protein (Evidence 5 : Unknown function) encodes the protein MDDKSGPGGPLEEKSLDGEPGEIIDLVDVVFDDDDGGEFPEEPEPLREAPRDLDAPPGDPEAQTGEDVALSEKQVEQALERVIRNIFQEKIEGMLVQAVEKTVEKEIERISALLKSVVSEQEK
- a CDS encoding conserved exported hypothetical protein (Evidence 4 : Unknown function but conserved in other organisms); this translates as MSPVGMNGKKRKGIFIVIILILALSPCPAPAGEIETVLIVSIDALHPDALGEKTSKTIHSVMKKGVFTMKGQSVSPPLTLLSHAAMFSGVGPGKGGRKDNSWKPGWNQIRHKTIFDHAKSSRFSTGFFYSKEKLGFLLSDAVDQHKLDPDFSVENAEAFFKKPGRKKFCFLHVGGLDRTGPTEGWLSKGYMEELFFIDESLSSLVELITSKKGYLLIITSDHAGHGTIHGSDHPDDAKLPLAMVSDIADLERYQGMDYCVTKLKAMLKEILSW
- a CDS encoding Nucleotidyltransferase, yielding MKTMTTEALVSKLRELKPHILYKFRAEEIRLFGSRVKGEQNDQSDVDILVDFKNEADLFDLTGLAIFLEDTLKQKIDVVPKRALRKEMKDSISNEAILI
- a CDS encoding conserved hypothetical protein (Evidence 4 : Unknown function but conserved in other organisms), whose product is MAGMRDKLIHFYFGVDYQLVCQTVKDRLPRIQSEIKDIYDELI
- a CDS encoding conserved hypothetical protein (Evidence 4 : Unknown function but conserved in other organisms); amino-acid sequence: MKPGKNDIPVKIKISGRRLEELQKHTWHMCEAFGLDRKVENYKGVRPISFYSWDLDCILDVLDIVLNDDKEYPDKKDEGFIKLHELYLELKKASKKIYRD